In the Nicotiana tabacum cultivar K326 chromosome 16, ASM71507v2, whole genome shotgun sequence genome, one interval contains:
- the LOC107773168 gene encoding uncharacterized protein LOC107773168, whose translation MQEFQKGKNSREKLQVFSSLWGTFSPTTLKEFYSPNMVFSPKQESPNPSERCKFFSSTLKDAFANCHIFKERHSSTQISDEDDAIDDYDDEEEVFVSIVISKYMESKCRRQTTISSDKFNWSFSPTAGDLFTSTKLMQQKEDKEHQEKEDNEDFLSAGTRFSRCSSAISYEAFATAKTTLSRSSSLNRIEFQDFPRRSAIQEFSHCEGWPFGLCRKLLLLPPLPKSPSDSWSWRKSARTIKIY comes from the exons ATGCAAGAATTTCAAAAGGGAAAAAACAGTAGAGAAAAATTACAAGTATTTAGTTCTCTTTGGGGAACCTTTTCACCTACAACACTCAAAGAATTTTACTCTCCAAACATGGTCTTCTCTCCCAAGCAAGAATCACCAAATCCCTCCGAGAGATGCAAATTCTTCTCTTCAACTCTCAAGGATGCATTTGCCAATTGCCACATTTTTAAGGAAAGACATTCTAGTACTCAAATCTCAGACGAAGACGATGCAATCGATGATtatgatgatgaagaggaa GTGTTTGTATCCATAGTAATAAGTAAATACATGGAGTCCAAATGCAGAAGACAGACAACTATCTCAAGTGACAAGTTCAACTGGAGTTTCTCGCCAACAGCAGGAGATTTATTCACATCCACAAAGCTAATGCAACAAAAGGAGGACAAGGAACATCAAGAAAAGGAAGATAACGAGGATTTCCTCTCTGCTGGTACTCGTTTTTCGCGCTGCTCAAGTGCTATAAGCTATGAGGCATTTGCCACAGCTAAGACAACCCTTTCTCGTTCTTCAAGCTTGAACAGGATTGAGTTTCAAGATTTTCCAAGGCGCTCTGCTATTCAGGAATTCTCACATTGTGAAGGATGGCCGTTTGGTCTATGCCGTAAACTGTTGTTACTTCCTCCTTTGCCAAAATCTCCATCTGATTCTTGGTCATGGCGAAAGAGTGCAAGAACGATCAAGATATACTAG
- the LOC107773165 gene encoding uncharacterized protein LOC107773165: protein MARAVEWRGKWCLYKRTMIVICSINIFVALYVLHSLYTSVYMYPYNHTQTAFRYTSDQIRKMEESIQLRKQLEPIELINVVNRLKIELLKDEKVQQIPQHIKWKIADEILVILKAVNANADATMLQDAVESWRREKLNEVAEIIHEKTSNSTISPEEASLLARALEDDWGELSEEIGLWIPVQITNKEHDDKPEGEEELDDEVIAGKQLPPECHAELHTDYGGAAVRWGLTHHKKSAYECCMACLNQAKHARPNQKKCNIWVYCPSETGCHSPDIYQHKHQECWLKYAETPTLNFKDRYPESYRNAHPNAPVIVPWMSGVVSV, encoded by the exons ATGGCAAGAGCAGTAGAATGGAGAGGAAAATGGTGTTTATATAAGCGAACTATGATTGTTATTTGCTCAATCAACATATTTGTTGCTCTCTATGTGCTTCACTCTCTCTACACTTCTGTATATATGTACCCTTACAATCATACTCAAACAG CTTTTAGGTATACCTCAGATCAGATTAGGAAAATGGAAGAGTCAATTCAATTACGGAAACAACTAGAACCTATAGAACTTATTAACGTG GTAAATCGCTTAAAGATCGAACTTTTGAAGGATGAAAAGGTGCAACAAATACCTCAGCATATTAAATGGAAGATAGCAGACGAGATACTAGTAATTTTAAAAGCTGTGAATGCCAATGCCGATGCAACGATGCTACAAG ATGCGGTGGAAAGTTGGCGAAGAGAAAAATTGAATGAAGTTGCAGAAATCATTCATGAGAAAACATCAAATTCAACTATTTCCCCAGAGGAGGCTA GTTTACTTGCACGAGCTTTGGAGGATGACTGGGGTGAGCTGTCTGAAGAAATTGGTCTCTGGATACCTGTTCAGATCACTAATAAAGAACATGATGACAAACCTGAGGGTGAAGAGGAACTTG ATGATGAAGTCATAGCTGGCAAGCAGCTTCCTCCCGAGTGTCATGCTGAACTCCATACTGATTACGGTGGTGCTGCTGTAAGATGGGGCCTTACACACCATAAAAAATCTGCATATGAGTGTTGCATGGCTTGTTTGAATCAAGCTAAGCATGCCAGACCTAATCAAAAGAAATGTAACATTTGGGTTTACTGCCCCTCAGAGACAGGATGCCACTCTCCGGATATTTATCAACACAAGCATCAGGAGTGTTGGCTAAAATAT GCAGAGACACCTACGTTGAATTTTAAGGACCGCTATCCTGAATCATACAGAAATGCTCACCCAAATGCACCAGTAATTGTTCCATGGATGTCTGGTGTTGTCAGTGTATAA
- the LOC107773167 gene encoding pentatricopeptide repeat-containing protein At1g73400, mitochondrial-like gives MSQLKVVSFICKTLTRKLHSTNHKLHQNLRPNSLASKHIHGHASKHELQHLFATRVSFILNKSSRFWVPSFISGSFQRFYCAENSALEKTTENCSNDSIDDKVYKVVMDHSKPEHKMERALDKLEIELTTPLVVGVLQKLHYEEKLAFRFFTWAGHRENYSHEPQAYNEMIDILSSTKYKVKQFRIVCDLLDYMKRNDKRLVPIEVLLTILRQYSEKHLTHLHKFAKKKKKIRVKTQPEVYAFNLLLDALCKCCLVEDAEAMFKRVKSKVKPTADTYNILFFGWCRVRNPDRAMSILEHMIDMGHTPDNFTYNTAIDTFCSAGMVMKAAELLEFMRTKGSTMSSPTAKTYTIMILALAQNDMMTECFKVLGDMINSGCVPDVSTYKELIEGMCLGGKTEAAYKLLEEMGNKGYPADIVTYNCFLKVLCDNKERDEALRLYQKMIEVGCIPSVQTYNMLIVMFFRMGDVDGAFETWHEMSKRGCARVTETYGVMIEGLFDCNATEEACFLLEEVVSRGMKLPYRKFDSFLMRLSAVGDLRAIHKLSEHMRTFYNPAMARRFAVNQKRKSMSLRGK, from the coding sequence ATGTCTCAGCTCAAAGTTGTCTCATTTATCTGTAAAACTTTGACAAGAAAATTGCATTCCACAAATCACAAGCTTCATCAAAATCTAAGGCCAAATTCACTAGCATCCAAACATATTCATGGGCATGCCAGCAAACACGAATTACAACATCTATTTGCTACAAGGGTATCATTTATCTTGAATAAAAGTTCAAGATTTTGGGTACCATCATTCATCAGTGGGTCCTTTCAGCGGTTTTATTGTGCAGAAAATTCTGCATTGGAGAAAACAACAGAAAACTGTAGCAACGATTCCATTGATGATAAGGTTTACAAGGTTGTGATGGATCACTCTAAGCCAGAGCATAAGATGGAGAGAGCTCTTGATAAGCTTGAAATAGAATTAACGACGCCATTGGTGGTGGGGGTCTTGCAAAAGCTTCATTATGAAGAGAAGTTAGCGTTTAGGTTCTTTACGTGGGCAGGACATCGAGAAAATTATAGTCACGAGCCCCAGGCGTATAATGAGATGATTGATATATTGTCTAGTACAAAGTACAAGGTGAAGCAGTTTCGTATTGTTTGTGATCTTCTAGACTACATGAAGAGGAATGATAAGCGTTTGGTTCCTATAGAAGTCTTGTTGACAATTCTTAGACAGTATAGTGAAAAGCATTTGACACATCTTCATAAGTttgcgaagaagaagaagaagataagagTGAAGACACAACCCGAAGTATATGCCTTTAATTTGTTGTTGGATGCTTTGTGTAAGTGCTGCCTTGTGGAAGATGCCGAGGCTATGTTTAAGCGGGTGAAGAGTAAGGTTAAGCCAACTGCTGATACTTATAACATTCTTTTCTTCGGTTGGTGTCGTGTTAGAAACCCAGATAGAGCTATGAGCATTCTTGAACATATGATCGACATGGGGCACACGCCCGATAACTTCACCTATAATACTGCAATTGACACATTTTGCTCCGCAGGGATGGTGATGAAGGCTGCTGAACTTCTCGAGTTCATGAGAACTAAAGGTTCAACCATGTCTTCTCCCACTGCAAAAACTTATACTATTATGATCTTGGCTCTTGCTCAAAATGATATGATGACGGAATGTTTTAAAGTTCTCGGGGATATGATAAACAGTGGATGTGTTCCTGATGTTTCAACTTACAAGGAACTGATTGAAGGTATGTGTTTGGGTGGAAAGACTGAGGCAGCTTATAAGCTTTTGGAAGAGATGGGAAACAAGGGCTACCCTGCTGATATAGTTACATACAACTGTTTTCTTAAGGTCCTTTGTGATAATAAAGAGAGAGATGAGGCACTTAGGCTTTATCAGAAGATGATCGAAGTGGGCTGTATTCCAAGTGTACAGACTTATAATATGCTAATTGTTATGTTCTTTAGAATGGGCGACGTAGATGGAGCCTTTGAGACATGGCATGAGATGTCTAAGAGGGGTTGTGCGCGTGTTACAGAAACATACGGTGTGATGATTGAAGGGCTTTTTGATTGCAATGCTACTGAAGAAGCATGCTTTCTTTTGGAAGAAGTTGTTAGCAGGGGTATGAAACTGCCATACCGAAAATTTGACTCATTTTTAATGCGGCTTTCAGCCGTTGGTGATTTACGAGCCATTCATAAACTGTCAGAACATATGAGAACATTCTACAACCCTGCTATGGCACGACGTTTTGCCGTCAATCAGAAGCGGAAGAGCATGAGCTTAAGAGGAAAGTGA
- the LOC107813346 gene encoding uncharacterized protein LOC107813346 translates to MSSFNSLTSILNQNKSEGPNYVDWKRNLDIVLTAEDYKFVITEKCPEKPENATDDQVKAYDKWVKAEEMAIQSMRSAYDMLESLKEMFGEQNRAAKQTATKALLNTKMAKGSSVMDHVLKIMSLLNELDVLGAVIDKESQVEMVL, encoded by the exons ATGTCTTCATTCAACTCACTTACCTCAATTTTGAACCAAAACAAGTCAGAAGGACCAAATTATGTTGACTGGAAAAGGAACCTTGATATTGTCCTAACTGCTGAAGATTACAAATTTGTAATCACTGAGAAATGCCCAGAAAAACCTGAAAATGCTACTGATGATCAGGTTAAGGCCTATGACAAATGGGTTAAGGCTGAAGAGATGGC CATTCAGTCTATGAGGTCTGCTTATGATATGCTCGAAAGTCTCAAAGAGATGTTCGGTGAACAAAATCGTGCAGCTAAGCAGACAGCCACGAAAGCCCTTTTGAACACCAAGATGGCTAAAGGATCATCGGTCATGGACCATGTTCTGAAGATAATGAGTCTTCTGAATGAACTAGATGTCCTTGGAGCTGTGATTGATAAGGAGTCTCAAGTTGAGATGGTCCTGTAG